The proteins below come from a single Juglans regia cultivar Chandler chromosome 12, Walnut 2.0, whole genome shotgun sequence genomic window:
- the LOC109005895 gene encoding DUF21 domain-containing protein At4g14240-like encodes MHLLNAVMATRMLTRNFESEVGDSGISFGSVWWFVYAGISCFLVLFAGIMSGLTLGLMSLSLVDLEILQRSGTSIEKKQAAAILPVVQKQHQLLVTLLLCNAVAMEALPIYLDKLFNQYIAIVLSVTFVLAFGEVIPQAICTRYGLAVGANFVWLVRFLMIICYPIAYPIGKVLDWVLGHNEALFRRAQLKALVSIHGKEAGKGGELTHDETTIISGALDLTEKTAEEAMTPIESTFSLDVNSKLDWEAMGKILARGHSRVPIYSGNPKNIIGLLLVKSLLTVRPETETPVSAVSIRRIPRVPADMPLYDILNEFQKGSSHMAAVVKAKGKGKILPPTLDGEEPEENKGTDDNSQLTTPLLSKQDEKSDTVVVVDIDMPPRPINMIRPPSLQRNDAARNGLSHLSEDIEDGEVIGIITLEDVFEELLQEEIVDETDEYVDVHNRIRVAAAAAASSVARAPSIRRLTGHKGAGGQGKQGQTPKKESN; translated from the exons ATGCACCTGCTAAATGCCGTCATGGCGACTCGGATGCTGACTCGGAACTTCGAATCGGAGGTCGGCGATAGCGGCATATCGTTCGGATCGGTCTGGTGGTTCGTGTACGCTGGGATATCGTGCTTCCTGGTCCTCTTCGCAGGGATCATGTCCGGCCTTACCCTTGGCCTCATGTCCCTCAGCCTTGTGGACCTCGAGATCCTCCAGCGTAGTGGCACATCCATCGAGAAAAAGCAAGCAG CTGCTATACTTCCAGTGGTGCAGAAGCAGCACCAGCTTCTCGTGACTTTGCTTTTATGTAATGCCGTTGCCATGGAG GCCCTTCCTATTTATCTGGATAAACTCTTCAATCAGTACATCGCAATTGTCCTCTCTGTAACTTTTGTTCTGGCTTTTGGGGAG GTTATTCCACAGGCAATATGCACAAGATATGGACTTGCTGTAGGGGCCAATTTTGTATGGCTTGTgagatttttaatgataatttgcTATCCAATAGCTTATCCTATTGGAAAG GTTCTGGACTGGGTACTGGGACATAATGAAGCATTATTTAGACGGGCTCAGCTAAAAGCTCTTGTCTCCATCCACGGAAAGGAG GCTGGGAAGGGAGGTGAACTTACACATGATGAGACAACCATTATTAGTGGAGCGTTAGATTTGACCGAAAAG ACTGCTGAAGAGGCTATGACACCAATTGAATCAACCTTTTCTTTAGATGTCAACTCAAAGTTGGACTG GGAAGCAATGGGAAAAATTCTTGCGCGGGGTCACAGTCGAGTTCCTATCTACTCTGGGAATCCCAAGAATATAATTGGACTTCTTCTG GTAAAAAGTCTACTCACTGTACGACCTGAAACAGAGACCCCTGTCAGTGCTGTTTCCATCCGCAGAATTCCACG GGTTCCTGCAGATATGCCTCTATATGATATATTGAATGAGTTTCAAAAAGGTAGCAGTCATATGGCAGCTGTGGTGAAGGCTAAGGGGAAAGGCAAGATTCTTCCTCCAACTCTTGATGGAGAAGAACCCGAAGAGAACAAAGGCACTGATGATAACTCTCAATTGACTACTCCTTTGCTATCAAAACAGGATGAAAAGTCAGATACTGTTGTTGTCGTTGACATTGACATGCCTCCAAGGCCTATCAATATGATTAGGCCACCTTCTTTACAACGTAATGATGCGGCAAGAAATGGTTTGTCTCATTTGTCAGAGGATATTGAAGATGGTGAAGTCATTGGCATCATCACTCTGGAAGATGTATTTGAAGAACTACTGCAG GAAGAGATTGTGGATGAGACAGATGAATATGTTGATGTGCACAATAG AATCCGTGTGGCTGCAGCTGCTGCTGCTTCATCAGTGGCACGAGCTCCATCAATTCGGAGGCTAACGGGGCATAAGGGAGCG GGAGGCCAAGGCAAGCAAGGGCAAAccccaaagaaagaaagcaacTGA